From a region of the Streptomyces sp. NBC_00102 genome:
- a CDS encoding WXG100 family type VII secretion target, protein MPDDYNTTGFQQDDSGIYGDTKNQGSRSDYDSWDWKQIMAAVTGGSNMTPGAGGEARASSVSNPQTLMTAANEFQAVQELMEMVGKSLADQAKALAGGKGAPWQGAAADAFADTMTTFSREVLANAAALGGGSTGTPVGPSLVQGANSLAFAQAQIHAIDTWYANEAIKVGVVPMANGLIPVSQRPDIVEMMTNDMRSVLKSLANNYSTVTQSLNNVKPKAVTPPTSDPASTGDGKNNDQDLDQYKGGGGQNGIKSPDLNTGTGGGSGGGTGGGVNSPDLSTLGGGSGGTGGTASPYTGGTASPDLATGSGGGITAPDLATLGTGDGTGTGGTANPYTGGVASPDLATGASGIGSPDLGALGTGDGTGTGGTADPYTGGTGLPELGAGSTVDPYTGTSIPGASTPGALNPGALNPGALDPGALDPALDGVLNPPTGTAGTGTPAAFPLGGLGGIPSASIGTPGSSGSGQNLSELPNAWTGGSTTPDLPGVTPAGLPETGTGAAGLPDGLSPSAMPTSGLVSAPGLSADGVGASGMPMMPMSPGVGAGAAGAGSGAERPDAAGLLGGAGVVPWASPGGLDDFAPVAGVAAGGAELGGVPAAFEGVPGAGVPLPGSEASGLSGDGVGASGMPMMPMSPGVGAGAAGAGSGAERPDAAGLLGGAGVVPWTEEGAPGTAGELPAAGAPSGGAGLTGPGVAASTAEGASTAAETGTPLMPMMPGAHTAGAGTRGNTEGERPDSAGLLGGPATSWLPHPSEHTGEAASAGAAAGGAVLNGLTEQGTTPPPAATADAVSSAGAPAPAPGAPAPSAGADGGPEEWGAAGGTPLIPGVPLSVPGTAGGPGTPSAAPGSGRGGQGRPAPAGAATAEAGDAGEESAAPAPLPDDLLAVTPLPEDLLTTAPLPDGLLAPAPLPEDRIAVVAPEGDTDDVSAWDVAAAGFSPLLLALAGRGAAADGGDDVGTSRYTVADPAVWDAEGSAVQLAEHAVAPAAPTTGHDGPELTTWRPSQRPAPAAGTVQFAGAGEPPRSGDGGDPGDQPTESDKDPDGSAEDPEEENEETGAVQLLRQDASTWGTRPQVIPDSLG, encoded by the coding sequence ATGCCCGACGACTACAACACCACCGGATTCCAGCAGGACGACAGCGGGATCTACGGCGACACCAAGAACCAGGGCTCCAGGTCCGACTACGACAGCTGGGACTGGAAGCAGATCATGGCCGCCGTCACCGGTGGCTCGAACATGACCCCCGGCGCCGGCGGGGAAGCCCGGGCGTCCTCGGTGTCCAACCCGCAGACCCTGATGACGGCGGCCAACGAGTTCCAGGCCGTGCAGGAACTCATGGAGATGGTCGGCAAGAGCCTCGCCGACCAGGCCAAGGCGCTGGCGGGAGGAAAGGGCGCGCCGTGGCAGGGCGCTGCGGCGGACGCCTTCGCGGACACCATGACGACCTTCTCCAGGGAGGTCCTCGCCAACGCGGCCGCCCTCGGCGGCGGTTCCACCGGCACCCCGGTGGGCCCGAGCCTCGTCCAGGGCGCCAACTCCCTCGCCTTCGCCCAGGCCCAGATCCACGCCATCGACACCTGGTACGCCAACGAAGCGATCAAGGTGGGCGTCGTCCCCATGGCGAACGGCCTCATCCCGGTCAGCCAGCGTCCGGACATCGTCGAGATGATGACCAACGACATGCGGTCCGTGCTGAAGTCCCTCGCGAACAACTACTCGACCGTCACGCAGTCCCTGAACAACGTGAAGCCCAAAGCCGTCACACCGCCCACCAGCGACCCCGCGAGCACGGGCGACGGCAAGAACAACGACCAGGACCTCGACCAGTACAAGGGTGGCGGCGGCCAGAACGGCATCAAGTCCCCCGACCTGAACACCGGCACCGGCGGCGGTTCGGGGGGAGGCACCGGGGGAGGCGTCAACTCTCCCGACCTCTCGACCCTCGGCGGCGGCAGTGGCGGTACGGGCGGCACCGCGAGCCCGTACACGGGCGGCACCGCCTCCCCGGACCTGGCAACCGGTTCGGGGGGCGGGATCACCGCGCCCGACCTGGCGACGCTGGGGACCGGAGACGGTACGGGCACGGGCGGCACCGCGAACCCGTACACCGGAGGCGTGGCCTCCCCGGACCTGGCCACGGGCGCGAGCGGCATCGGTTCGCCAGACCTGGGAGCGCTGGGCACCGGGGACGGCACGGGCACCGGGGGCACCGCGGACCCGTACACGGGCGGTACCGGACTGCCCGAGCTGGGTGCCGGTTCCACCGTCGACCCCTACACCGGAACGTCGATCCCCGGGGCGTCGACCCCCGGGGCGTTGAACCCCGGGGCGTTGAACCCCGGGGCGTTGGACCCCGGGGCGTTGGACCCCGCCCTGGACGGCGTACTCAATCCGCCGACCGGTACGGCGGGTACCGGCACCCCGGCAGCTTTCCCCCTCGGCGGGCTGGGCGGCATACCCTCGGCGTCCATCGGCACCCCGGGCTCCTCCGGCTCCGGCCAGAACCTGAGCGAGCTGCCGAACGCCTGGACGGGCGGTTCCACGACACCGGACCTGCCCGGAGTCACACCCGCGGGCCTCCCGGAGACGGGCACGGGAGCGGCCGGACTGCCGGACGGCCTCTCTCCCTCCGCGATGCCCACATCCGGCCTCGTCTCCGCGCCCGGCCTGTCGGCCGACGGTGTGGGTGCGTCCGGTATGCCGATGATGCCGATGTCCCCGGGTGTGGGGGCGGGTGCGGCCGGTGCGGGTTCGGGTGCGGAGCGTCCGGATGCGGCGGGTCTGCTGGGTGGTGCGGGTGTGGTGCCGTGGGCGTCGCCGGGCGGGTTGGACGATTTCGCGCCGGTGGCGGGGGTTGCCGCGGGTGGTGCGGAGTTGGGGGGCGTTCCTGCGGCGTTCGAGGGTGTTCCGGGGGCGGGTGTGCCGTTGCCCGGTTCCGAGGCGTCCGGTCTGTCGGGGGACGGTGTGGGTGCGTCCGGTATGCCGATGATGCCGATGTCCCCGGGTGTGGGGGCGGGTGCGGCCGGTGCGGGTTCGGGTGCGGAGCGTCCGGATGCGGCGGGTCTGCTGGGTGGTGCGGGTGTGGTGCCGTGGACGGAGGAAGGCGCTCCGGGGACGGCCGGCGAACTCCCCGCCGCCGGTGCGCCGTCCGGCGGCGCGGGCCTGACCGGGCCCGGTGTCGCCGCGTCCACCGCGGAGGGCGCTTCCACCGCGGCCGAAACCGGCACCCCCCTGATGCCGATGATGCCCGGCGCGCATACCGCGGGCGCGGGGACGAGGGGCAACACGGAAGGCGAACGGCCCGACAGCGCAGGCCTGTTGGGCGGCCCGGCCACCTCATGGCTGCCCCACCCCTCGGAGCACACCGGCGAGGCGGCCTCCGCGGGCGCGGCGGCCGGCGGTGCAGTCCTCAACGGGCTGACGGAGCAGGGCACCACCCCGCCCCCGGCGGCGACGGCCGACGCCGTCTCCTCGGCCGGAGCGCCCGCCCCGGCCCCGGGCGCTCCCGCGCCTTCGGCCGGCGCGGACGGTGGCCCCGAGGAATGGGGCGCGGCAGGCGGTACGCCCCTGATCCCCGGGGTTCCCCTCAGCGTCCCGGGGACGGCGGGCGGCCCCGGCACACCCTCCGCCGCGCCGGGTTCGGGACGCGGCGGCCAAGGCCGACCGGCCCCCGCCGGAGCCGCGACGGCGGAAGCCGGCGACGCCGGAGAGGAGTCCGCGGCGCCCGCCCCCCTGCCGGACGACCTCCTGGCGGTCACCCCCTTGCCGGAGGACCTCCTGACCACCGCCCCCCTGCCGGACGGCCTCCTGGCACCCGCCCCGCTGCCGGAGGACCGGATCGCCGTCGTCGCACCCGAGGGGGACACCGACGACGTCTCGGCCTGGGACGTGGCCGCCGCCGGCTTCAGCCCGCTGCTGCTCGCGCTCGCGGGCCGAGGAGCAGCGGCGGACGGCGGCGACGACGTCGGCACCTCCCGTTACACCGTCGCCGATCCGGCGGTGTGGGACGCCGAGGGGAGCGCCGTACAGCTGGCCGAGCACGCGGTCGCACCCGCCGCCCCGACGACCGGGCACGACGGTCCGGAACTCACCACGTGGCGGCCCTCCCAGAGGCCCGCCCCCGCAGCGGGGACCGTCCAATTCGCAGGAGCGGGAGAACCGCCGCGGTCCGGGGACGGCGGCGACCCGGGGGACCAGCCCACCGAATCCGACAAGGACCCCGACGGGTCCGCCGAGGACCCGGAGGAGGAGAACGAGGAGACGGGCGCCGTCCAACTGCTGCGCCAGGACGCCTCCACCTGGGGGACCCGCCCCCAGGTCATCCCGGATTCCCTCGGCTGA
- a CDS encoding LPXTG cell wall anchor domain-containing protein, which produces MPSHFLRRSRSAAAVLGLAVALPLCGAGSAHAHDAHSCDRIGVEYTSDRGQHWFSSGVIAGDAPATRVDVRLKGEPAAGCQYVLSLASYSTEGPNWASSGTQKFLGRDSVVLTKDLAQTVLDVSAFTPECFGQIDLYSGDRAYDGTDAPVPHYPDSQIGSHLIAHWNGGAACAPAPPVTPTPDASTTLPAATPTPTPSPTTPVADTPSPSATPTTTSPVPAPSGTPTGSTPAPSASTTPPAAATPDEPPTDSTVPGTLASTGGDSTTTLVTTLAATVLVAVGVGLYAFTRRRRQGLVN; this is translated from the coding sequence GTGCCCTCGCACTTCCTCAGACGTTCCCGCAGCGCGGCCGCCGTTCTCGGCCTGGCGGTCGCCCTGCCCCTGTGCGGCGCCGGATCCGCGCACGCGCACGACGCGCACTCCTGCGACCGCATCGGCGTCGAATACACCTCGGACCGTGGACAGCACTGGTTCAGCAGCGGTGTCATCGCGGGGGACGCCCCTGCGACCAGGGTCGACGTGCGCCTCAAGGGCGAGCCGGCGGCGGGATGCCAGTACGTGCTCTCGCTCGCCTCGTACAGCACCGAGGGCCCGAACTGGGCGTCCTCGGGCACCCAGAAGTTCCTCGGCCGGGACAGCGTGGTCCTCACGAAGGACCTGGCGCAGACGGTTCTGGACGTCTCCGCCTTCACTCCCGAGTGCTTCGGGCAGATCGACCTCTACAGCGGCGACCGCGCGTACGACGGCACGGACGCGCCGGTGCCGCATTACCCGGACTCGCAGATAGGTTCCCACCTCATCGCGCACTGGAACGGAGGCGCCGCCTGCGCCCCCGCACCCCCCGTCACCCCGACGCCGGACGCTTCGACGACGCTGCCCGCGGCCACCCCCACCCCCACGCCCAGCCCGACGACTCCCGTCGCCGACACCCCGTCGCCGAGCGCGACGCCCACGACCACTTCCCCGGTACCCGCCCCGAGTGGGACCCCCACCGGGAGCACCCCGGCGCCTTCCGCATCCACGACGCCTCCCGCGGCGGCCACCCCGGACGAGCCCCCCACCGACTCGACGGTCCCCGGCACTCTGGCGAGCACCGGCGGCGACAGCACCACCACCCTCGTGACGACCCTCGCGGCGACCGTCCTCGTGGCCGTGGGCGTGGGTCTGTACGCGTTCACCCGTCGCCGTCGCCAGGGACTCGTCAACTGA
- a CDS encoding caspase family protein — MIGNSEFPDDPGELRSLLGPPTDVPALSAALTDPDTGLHRADAVRTVLEATTQRVKDELAEFFGSALPHEQLFLYYSGHGLLDLRNRLRLCASDTTLARLQARSVELGYVNDLIEDCAARSIVVVLDCCFSGAATAKGTDPTAQLAGHGRFVMTSSSHGGVSADAEAAGMASPFTRHLVTGLRSGAPGRDGLVTAFDVYRYVHGRLRSSGQIPHMKTQAGVGAIPLARRRARQAGQVTADRPDRDRGHRTGPFDVRPIFTDREGNQSLLASYTDFSGVLHVPLSPSGVVLTTHRDEIMAAAEGVPVTAGLYRNADITWREAHSLVNGRKVADLRADNSGDAVSFVLPGGEGTVKWQKLRVSAFRQATSQGRWPGTPLLTNSTTNEYRADRGYRHLKRATWWSWLWLMVLVAVMAAHNALSRETWYGNVGRAFFVLVIIFSLLQAVSRRRDAWRFLLIRSVLRAHGLYVIQMGMTTGTDAEDVSDGFGVTGVKRPYARLRYDGVPEGDPDAGTPEMDVGLSWVSLKVPLHSVHLRDIVERSDRSGMPAVERVEVIGSPRPGCWVIIRTSDGMLWPRAKAH, encoded by the coding sequence TTGATCGGCAATTCCGAGTTCCCCGACGACCCGGGCGAACTGCGTTCCCTTCTGGGGCCACCGACGGATGTCCCCGCGCTTTCCGCGGCTCTCACGGACCCCGACACAGGTCTGCACCGGGCCGACGCCGTGCGAACGGTCCTGGAAGCGACCACACAGCGCGTCAAGGACGAACTCGCGGAGTTCTTCGGGAGCGCGCTCCCGCACGAACAGCTCTTCCTCTACTACAGCGGGCACGGCCTCCTCGACCTTCGGAACAGACTGCGTCTCTGCGCGAGCGACACCACGCTCGCGCGTCTACAGGCGCGTTCAGTCGAACTGGGCTACGTCAACGACCTGATCGAGGACTGCGCGGCACGGTCGATCGTCGTCGTTCTGGACTGCTGCTTCAGTGGCGCGGCCACTGCGAAGGGAACTGATCCCACCGCCCAACTCGCTGGACACGGACGTTTCGTGATGACCAGCTCCAGCCATGGAGGCGTCTCCGCCGATGCCGAGGCGGCGGGCATGGCCAGCCCGTTCACCCGGCACTTGGTCACGGGGCTGAGATCCGGCGCCCCTGGCCGAGACGGCCTCGTGACGGCCTTTGACGTCTACCGGTACGTCCACGGCCGGCTCCGGAGCTCTGGGCAGATACCCCACATGAAGACGCAGGCGGGGGTGGGAGCCATCCCGCTCGCACGACGCCGGGCCAGGCAGGCCGGGCAGGTGACGGCGGACCGTCCGGACCGCGACCGCGGCCATCGCACGGGCCCCTTCGACGTGCGCCCGATCTTCACCGATCGCGAGGGAAACCAGTCCCTGCTCGCCTCCTACACCGATTTCAGCGGTGTCCTGCATGTCCCCTTGTCTCCGTCCGGCGTTGTCCTGACCACGCATCGGGACGAGATCATGGCGGCTGCCGAGGGGGTACCCGTCACAGCCGGGCTGTACAGAAACGCAGACATCACCTGGCGCGAAGCCCACTCTCTCGTAAACGGCCGCAAGGTGGCTGATCTGCGCGCCGACAACTCCGGGGACGCCGTCTCATTCGTCCTTCCGGGCGGCGAGGGCACCGTGAAGTGGCAGAAGTTGCGGGTAAGCGCCTTCCGCCAAGCCACTTCTCAGGGGCGATGGCCCGGCACACCTCTCTTGACGAACTCCACCACCAACGAGTACCGGGCCGACAGGGGATACCGGCATCTCAAAAGGGCTACTTGGTGGTCATGGCTGTGGCTGATGGTACTCGTCGCCGTAATGGCAGCGCATAACGCCCTTTCTCGCGAGACATGGTACGGGAACGTAGGACGAGCGTTCTTCGTACTGGTCATCATTTTCTCGCTGTTGCAGGCAGTCTCTCGGCGCAGGGATGCCTGGCGATTTCTCCTTATACGCAGCGTGCTGCGCGCCCACGGTCTCTATGTCATCCAGATGGGAATGACGACAGGAACGGATGCGGAAGACGTCTCCGACGGATTCGGGGTCACCGGGGTGAAAAGGCCCTACGCCCGGCTCCGCTACGACGGCGTACCCGAGGGCGACCCCGATGCGGGAACTCCGGAAATGGACGTCGGGCTCTCGTGGGTCTCACTCAAAGTTCCCCTCCACTCCGTCCATCTTCGGGACATCGTCGAACGAAGCGACCGGTCTGGGATGCCGGCCGTCGAACGCGTCGAGGTAATCGGCAGTCCGAGACCCGGCTGCTGGGTGATAATCCGAACCAGCGACGGCATGCTCTGGCCGCGCGCCAAAGCCCACTAA
- a CDS encoding class I SAM-dependent methyltransferase — MTVSDRYRTSWEGFWEQSSGEQGEPFWDSDPALTARRDLEHLAPYADPTLPVADLGCGNGTQTRFLSGRFTAAVGVDLSAAAVAHARRADPGGAATYEQLNLADPAQTGALHERLGDTNVYMRAVLHQSDPEDRPAVAAAVALLVGTHGKALILEPTGQAKAVIAAIAARPGGPSPRLRRVMENDLRPGEVAEGEVAALLRAAGLTVLDEGATALAMSDTGPDGSPVELPARWFVVGRL; from the coding sequence ATGACCGTGTCCGACCGCTACCGCACCTCGTGGGAAGGCTTCTGGGAGCAGAGTTCCGGCGAGCAGGGCGAACCCTTCTGGGACTCGGATCCGGCCCTGACCGCACGCCGCGACCTCGAACACCTGGCCCCGTACGCCGACCCGACCCTGCCGGTCGCCGACCTCGGGTGCGGCAACGGTACCCAGACCCGATTCCTCTCGGGCCGCTTCACCGCCGCCGTCGGCGTCGACCTCTCCGCCGCGGCCGTCGCCCACGCCCGCCGGGCCGATCCGGGCGGAGCCGCGACGTACGAGCAGCTCAACCTCGCCGACCCGGCGCAGACCGGCGCGCTGCACGAGCGCCTCGGGGACACCAACGTCTACATGCGGGCGGTCCTGCACCAGAGCGACCCCGAGGACCGTCCTGCGGTAGCCGCCGCCGTCGCCCTACTGGTCGGCACGCACGGCAAGGCATTGATCCTGGAGCCGACGGGCCAGGCCAAGGCGGTCATCGCCGCCATCGCAGCCCGGCCCGGCGGCCCTTCCCCCAGACTGCGCCGCGTCATGGAGAACGACCTTCGCCCCGGCGAAGTCGCCGAGGGCGAAGTCGCCGCCCTGCTGAGGGCGGCGGGGCTCACCGTCCTCGACGAGGGCGCCACTGCCCTCGCCATGAGCGATACCGGCCCCGACGGTTCCCCGGTCGAGCTCCCCGCCCGCTGGTTCGTCGTCGGCCGCCTCTGA
- a CDS encoding isocitrate lyase/phosphoenolpyruvate mutase family protein — protein sequence MDFHTTVERAQRLKQLHAEHKPLVLPTVWDVWSARTAVDAGFPALTIGSHPLATSRGAEDHEGQTFEEVLAAVRPIVAAVDVPVSVDLEAGYGQEPADLMAGLIEAGGVGLNLEDTVHSDGGRLRGTHEHARYIAGLRAAADDAGIPVWVNGRTDLFLHAEKPADVLDEAIERLRAMEQAGADSVYPVRIQDDDDLLMAVTGAVAIPVNSTAHPVKHDLERFRRLGVGRVTYGPLLQIALTDAMKNMLGAWAL from the coding sequence ATGGACTTTCACACCACCGTTGAACGCGCTCAACGCCTGAAGCAGCTGCATGCCGAGCACAAGCCGCTCGTACTGCCGACCGTGTGGGATGTCTGGTCCGCGCGGACGGCGGTCGACGCCGGGTTCCCCGCTCTGACCATCGGCAGCCATCCGCTCGCCACGTCCCGTGGGGCCGAGGACCACGAGGGACAGACCTTCGAGGAGGTGCTCGCCGCCGTCAGGCCGATCGTCGCAGCGGTCGACGTCCCCGTGTCCGTGGACCTGGAGGCAGGGTACGGGCAAGAACCCGCGGACCTCATGGCCGGACTCATCGAGGCCGGCGGCGTCGGTCTGAACCTCGAGGACACCGTCCATTCCGACGGCGGACGCCTGCGCGGCACGCACGAGCACGCGCGCTACATCGCCGGGCTGCGTGCCGCGGCCGACGACGCGGGAATCCCGGTCTGGGTCAACGGGCGTACCGATCTCTTCCTCCACGCGGAGAAACCGGCCGATGTCCTCGACGAGGCGATCGAGCGCCTGCGGGCCATGGAACAGGCCGGCGCCGACAGCGTCTACCCGGTGCGTATCCAGGACGACGACGATCTGCTCATGGCCGTGACCGGTGCCGTGGCCATCCCGGTGAACTCCACCGCGCATCCCGTCAAGCACGACCTCGAGCGCTTCCGGCGTCTCGGCGTCGGCCGCGTCACCTACGGCCCGTTGCTGCAAATCGCGTTGACCGACGCGATGAAGAACATGCTCGGGGCGTGGGCGCTCTGA